The following proteins are encoded in a genomic region of Terriglobales bacterium:
- a CDS encoding tetratricopeptide repeat protein, with product MILVKSPWSRISLVLFSTVLLASFLHAEEKTLRISIPKRSKPTPVQALNRDGVKAVEKHDYAKAKKLFYKAYLLDPDDPFTLNNLGYIAELEGDVDRAQRFYQLSQDQKSQATIDRASNDNIKGKTVAEVAGHAQTGNVQSNVLNVEAISLLNKDRVAEADAILQKALRIDPRNPFTLNNMGYTKEKEGELEAAINYYRAAADANSDEPVIVTVNKSWRGRPISKVAASNAKKVQSALAKEDSTDARVARLNQRGVSALNRNNRAEALKYFTQAYKLNPEDAFALNNMGYVAELNGDRESANFYYSKAKEADNHERHVTLASRAEDEGKKLVEVADKNDSKTEASIQAQQELNRRSGKTPALVGRGTRRPATTTPDNDNQPR from the coding sequence ATGATCCTGGTGAAAAGTCCCTGGTCTCGAATTTCGCTTGTTCTCTTCTCGACGGTGCTCCTTGCCTCGTTCCTCCATGCCGAGGAAAAAACACTGCGAATCAGTATTCCAAAACGCAGTAAACCGACTCCCGTGCAGGCACTCAACCGCGATGGTGTAAAGGCCGTGGAAAAGCACGACTACGCCAAAGCCAAGAAGCTTTTCTACAAGGCCTACCTGCTCGATCCGGATGATCCGTTCACGCTGAACAACCTTGGCTACATCGCCGAATTGGAAGGCGATGTCGATCGCGCCCAGCGCTTTTATCAACTTTCACAGGATCAGAAGTCACAGGCTACGATCGATCGCGCTAGCAACGACAACATCAAGGGTAAGACGGTAGCCGAGGTCGCAGGCCATGCACAGACGGGCAACGTTCAGTCGAATGTCCTGAACGTAGAAGCAATCAGTCTGCTAAACAAAGATCGCGTGGCGGAAGCAGACGCCATTCTGCAGAAGGCATTGCGCATTGATCCGCGAAATCCATTCACGTTGAACAATATGGGCTACACGAAGGAGAAAGAGGGCGAGCTCGAAGCTGCGATTAACTACTATCGCGCAGCGGCCGACGCCAATTCGGACGAGCCCGTGATCGTTACCGTGAACAAATCATGGCGAGGACGCCCAATCAGCAAGGTCGCTGCCAGCAATGCGAAAAAAGTGCAGTCAGCTTTGGCCAAGGAAGACAGTACGGATGCCAGAGTCGCGCGCTTGAATCAACGAGGTGTTTCTGCGCTCAATCGTAACAATCGCGCCGAGGCCCTGAAGTACTTCACACAGGCCTACAAGCTCAATCCGGAGGATGCGTTCGCTCTGAACAACATGGGATATGTCGCCGAGCTGAACGGGGACCGCGAATCCGCAAATTTCTACTACAGCAAAGCCAAAGAAGCGGACAATCACGAGCGCCACGTAACTCTGGCCAGCCGAGCCGAGGATGAAGGCAAGAAGTTGGTCGAAGTTGCCGACAAGAACGACAGCAAGACCGAAGCCAGCATTCAGGCTCAACAGGAGCTGAACCGCCGCTCAGGAAAGACTCCGGCATTAGTTGGGCGAGGCACTCGTCGCCCCGCAACAACAACGCCTGACAACGACAACCAGCCACGGTAG